The stretch of DNA GTGTCGCGGGTTCGCGTCCCTGAGGCGACGGCCGTCACCTGTTGACGGAGGCATTGCGGCATGCTGGAGTGGGAGCCGCCCTCGGTGAAGGGGCTGCGGGAAGCAGCAGTAGGCGTGCCGCCTTTGGGAGGGCATACTGGTGCGGGCCTGAGTACTCGAACCTATGGCGGGTATGGACGTGTGGAGATGGTGCGCGGGGGCGGCTATGGTGAGCGTACTGAAGGAAATTTCCGCCATGGCGTCGAAATGTCTGCACTGAAGGAGCATTCGACCGGTTCGGTGGGAGTATCGGACGTCGGTGTGCGTGGCGAGCGGCACGGGTCGTTTTTGAGCAGGCGGAGTGGTTCTTTGATCGGCTGTGGTATGTAGCCCGGTCTGGTGCACATGCGCCTTCATTTCGTTACCGACGAAGGAGAACTCCATGACGAAGCGATCGCCGTCGCGTTCTTTCATGCCCTGGGGTGCGGTCTGGTCGCAGACGGTCGTGGGCAGTGGGCTGATGCCTCTGCTAAGAATCCAACGCTCACCCGCGAGCGTCGAGGGGCTTGCAGCGGTTTGGCCGGGCGCCGGACCAGGTGCGTGCGCTGAAGCGGGTGTTCCTGCTTGCCGGGTTAGAGTGGGCCTTCGGTTCGGGTTTGGGTTGGGGCCGTGCTGAGGTGGTTGTAGGCTTGCGGGCGGGAGGCGGAGGCAGCCGGAAGTGACGTGTTACCGTCGGGGTGAGGCGGGCAGTCAGGCTTGGGGATGAGGAACTGGAGCTTGAGCAACGTTTTTTCCGTAGTAAGGGCGGCGGAGCGGAACCGTTGCTGGCGGAAGGGGTTCCTGTGGACCTTTCTCGTGGCAGGGTGCGAATCCAAGGACGCCAGGTCGGCCCGCGGCACATCCTAACGGTCGACTCGGCTCCGACGGTACCATGGGGCTCCTTCCGCTCCTGAGCAGGGCGGGGCAGCCCTGGCCTTTTGGCCTTCCCCGGCATGTTCGACATGACCGGGGTGGCTGGCAGCAGGGGTCCAGTGAAGCCTTTGCAGGAACAACATTGCCGAGCACGTGCTTGGTGACCCGGACTGGGGCATGAGCCAGTGGGTGCTGATCCTGTCCGGGCACGGGCAGCATGGGGCGGGGTACCGTGGGGAGACAGTCCCTGTTGCATGAGTTCGCGGCAAGGAGGTGCACGGGGACGTGAGAATCCTGGAGGTAAGGATAAACCGCTTCAGAAGCATTCAGAGTGCTGAGTTGTGCAACTGCGGCAACCTTAACATACTTGTAGGCAAAAACAACTCCGGTAAATCCAACATTCTTTCCGCCATCAACGCCTTTTTCGAGGCGATACACGGAGGCAGGATTGCAAACCTTGAGCCTCCGGTTGGGCAGGACGGGATTGACTTTTTCAAAAAGGAAACCGATTCGCCTATCGAGATCACTTTGGTTCTGGTTCCTACCGCAGATGACGTCCGGGAAATGATCCGGGACATCGTTGAAGAAAGGCCCCAAGTCAGGGCGGTTGCAGAGGCGCTGAATATGCCGCTGGCACTTTCGGTGACTCTTACAGTGAAACACTCGCCGGCATCGTTCGCCTATGTCAGTCAGGTTTCGGTTCGGACGAACGGAACAAGTAGTGAGAGAACGATACTCCGGATTGATGAGGGCGCGGCCGCCGAGATTTACACTCGTCTGATCAGGGCCGGGAAGGCACGCTCTGAGGCCGCGAGCCTCGAGGGCTTGCTGCGTATCGACCCTGAAGAATGGGAATTCTTAGCACAAAGAGAGCGGAGAGTAGGGCTGCTCCCCCACAGGCTCCGGTCGCTCCAGTTGCGGCCAGACACCATGAAGTCGTTGGAGTCGCTCAGTGCAGGTCCTCTCTCGTACGCCGATTTTCGGAAGGGGGTTGAGGCACTTATAGCGAAGGAACTTGAGGAAGCGGAGGCAATGGAGAGGGAGCCGCTCGGCCGGAGAGTGACTACCTTCTCTGGTGAGGAGTCGGCCATACCAGGTTACGTGCAGAACCTGCTTCGGAAAATATCGCGCGTCAGGGTGTTGTATGTACGCGAGCAGCGGCAGCCCATAGGAAAGGACGAAGCTCAGCAACTGCTGGATCTGAAAGTGACTCGCGGCGGACCGGATCGGCTGAGATCCTTTCAGGAAACCGTGCGTGGTTTGCTAGGGGTGACGGTCGACGCCTTCCGGGGGGGACCGTCACCGGCGTCGCGGCGAGAAGCGGCAGCCGAGATGGATGTCGACGAATTCCTCGTGGAAGTCAACGGCTCGGGCATTCGCGAGGCGCTTAG from Bacillota bacterium encodes:
- a CDS encoding AAA family ATPase gives rise to the protein MRILEVRINRFRSIQSAELCNCGNLNILVGKNNSGKSNILSAINAFFEAIHGGRIANLEPPVGQDGIDFFKKETDSPIEITLVLVPTADDVREMIRDIVEERPQVRAVAEALNMPLALSVTLTVKHSPASFAYVSQVSVRTNGTSSERTILRIDEGAAAEIYTRLIRAGKARSEAASLEGLLRIDPEEWEFLAQRERRVGLLPHRLRSLQLRPDTMKSLESLSAGPLSYADFRKGVEALIAKELEEAEAMEREPLGRRVTTFSGEESAIPGYVQNLLRKISRVRVLYVREQRQPIGKDEAQQLLDLKVTRGGPDRLRSFQETVRGLLGVTVDAFRGGPSPASRREAAAEMDVDEFLVEVNGSGIREALRLILDVEFKQPNVLLIEEPEIHLHPGLETVVMDYLKTVSSKCQVFLSTHSTNFLDRSGSGNIYMVSKEQATTIRLVDSEEAEAEVLEQLGVRLSSLLLFDRILFVEGPSDEEVLRHWAKALNVNLARLNVGFVHLRGARNFGHFAAAETLSFLRKRQAQMWFLIDRDELDESAIEKLRNTLGDLAVLKVLERRELENYLVVPRAIAAFIREKRSGLDGKGESQAPSLEEVTKAIDECADQLKELVIEKRVARTLCKPIYLDPFGTDGDLPFGERVVREVQRAVEVLNGIQTQLEHVREQNAKEVDELWPRNKMALVPGSVLLDKVCSRFGVRFRKRRDAGRLASLMAPDEIAAEMRDFLTALAGTGG